Proteins from a genomic interval of Chitinophagales bacterium:
- the pdxA gene encoding 4-hydroxythreonine-4-phosphate dehydrogenase PdxA, whose protein sequence is MENTNKKNKDGGDSEMPKVKIGISIGDINSVSTEIIIKTFKDERMFKYCVPIIYGSSRVISYYKKVLQDDDFNYNIITSVKRAKEGVCNVLNCWTEDVPITIGRPNPVVGKFALRAIESAMYDLNEGELDMILTAPVNKSLLNTSENPFPGHTEYITQKFEGSASMMFLVSNQLRVGLVTNHVPVQDIAKNISEKLIMKKLRIMHDSLKRDFGIVRPKIAVLGLNPHAGDSGLIGHEEEEIIIPTLEKAKNDNMLVFGPYAADGFFGMGLYKQFDAILAMYHDQGLVPFKTLSFGHGVNFTAGLPIVRTSPDHGTAYDIAGKNIASEQSFREAIFMGIDVIRHRQNFDEMNANPLKKASRVRGSSYSDKNIREDNNEILEDENDLIEKNN, encoded by the coding sequence ATGGAAAATACAAATAAAAAAAATAAGGATGGCGGTGATTCCGAAATGCCTAAAGTCAAGATTGGTATTTCGATTGGTGATATCAACAGTGTTAGTACTGAAATAATTATCAAGACATTCAAAGATGAGAGAATGTTTAAATATTGTGTTCCCATTATATATGGCTCATCAAGGGTGATTTCCTACTACAAAAAGGTACTACAAGATGATGATTTTAATTACAATATTATTACTTCGGTAAAGCGTGCGAAAGAAGGTGTCTGCAATGTATTGAATTGTTGGACGGAGGATGTTCCTATTACCATCGGTCGTCCAAATCCTGTTGTTGGTAAATTTGCGCTCAGAGCCATTGAGTCTGCAATGTATGATTTGAATGAGGGGGAATTGGATATGATTTTGACTGCTCCTGTTAACAAAAGTCTGTTGAATACCAGTGAGAATCCTTTTCCTGGGCATACTGAATACATCACCCAAAAATTTGAAGGTTCGGCAAGTATGATGTTTTTGGTGAGCAATCAACTGCGTGTGGGGTTGGTGACAAATCATGTGCCTGTCCAAGACATTGCTAAGAACATTTCGGAAAAATTAATCATGAAAAAACTACGCATAATGCACGATTCTCTAAAAAGAGATTTCGGAATTGTGCGACCTAAGATTGCAGTATTGGGTCTTAATCCTCATGCAGGTGATAGTGGGTTGATTGGACATGAAGAGGAGGAAATCATCATCCCTACTTTGGAGAAGGCAAAGAATGACAATATGTTGGTGTTTGGTCCTTATGCTGCTGATGGTTTTTTTGGGATGGGTCTCTACAAACAGTTTGATGCTATCTTGGCAATGTACCATGACCAAGGCCTGGTTCCCTTCAAAACATTGAGTTTTGGGCATGGAGTGAATTTTACGGCTGGATTACCTATTGTGCGGACTTCTCCAGATCATGGTACAGCTTATGATATTGCAGGCAAAAACATTGCTTCGGAGCAGTCTTTTAGAGAGGCTATCTTCATGGGAATTGATGTGATTCGTCATAGACAGAATTTTGATGAAATGAACGCAAATCCATTGAAGAAGGCAAGTAGGGTCAGAGGGTCGTCGTATTCGGATAAAAATATAAGAGAAGATAATAATGAAATTTTGGAGGATGAAAATGACTTGATTGAAAAAAATAACTAA
- a CDS encoding gliding motility-associated C-terminal domain-containing protein has translation MKQPIINICFIALFLAVLGTTHTFAQATYNMGNNTVTDCEGTLYDSGGPIGNYGPNENFTFTICPNSAPNCIRLSLGTVLVESNFDVIEVFDGMDNTAPQLLFHSTGLQTIADLQAYSGCITVVFSSDTDTQLSGWEANWSCFTEDCPEVELLPTEQDCLGAIPLCLGEYSETNSFLGEGNVLDEISKDNTCLVGGEKNSVWYTFTVLSSGDLGFTITPNDLNDDYDWAVFNITNAGCEEIPTNPSLLMSCNYSSTAGVTGATGATNQNSALGEDLNQNALIPVQENETYVINVSQFTVSPNGYTINFDFSTAVIFDDEPPSLEGAILCGANNLRLKLPENVFCSTVTTDDFELVGPDGSHTIMGVSSQACLDGAEYDRYYNLLFEPAIEVAGQYTLSLVGSIEDLCNNTSTNGTQLVFDISEADIRVPVEDLDVCEGDDLTLIINNPADTYNFYLDNSLDSLLGSGNQLDVGQYITAINTPFLFYITKVNDECSNVPTEVSVIVRDVGVANVAYDSPICFDENSPPALPTLSAESTQGGTFSISGGALIDAATGEIDISSTIAGNTYTITYSTPNSSCSVTTTADVSIVAPPTLTIQNLDNGYCELTGDIPLTATIAAAVFAGPGISNNSNIFNTNLAGIGTHEICATYTDPVTGCPTQDCRLIDVFSEPTAVFSVASSACIGEEVNIVYNGNANPNTATFTWNFGDGTQISGNDSNPVVQWTTVSTQTVSLTVEVGGNCSNVETQDIELVSIEVSNAAQDTLIRPDQSITLGVDASISNGNPLTYIWSPSDDLSCSNCPNPIASPNASTNYSVVISELNSNCSVSATYRVNVVQESRIAIPKAFSPNGDGFNDEFRISLRDFREAEFAIYDRSGNRVFESQNPTLNGWDGTYKFEPQNIGVYVYYLVVTFNNDDQRLYQGNLTLIR, from the coding sequence ATGAAACAGCCTATAATAAATATTTGCTTCATTGCCCTTTTTTTAGCAGTTTTGGGCACTACACATACTTTTGCTCAAGCAACCTACAACATGGGCAATAATACTGTAACCGACTGTGAAGGAACACTCTATGACAGCGGAGGACCTATTGGTAATTATGGGCCTAATGAAAATTTCACCTTCACGATTTGTCCTAATTCTGCGCCTAATTGCATTCGTTTATCGCTGGGAACAGTATTGGTTGAATCAAACTTTGATGTTATTGAGGTATTCGATGGAATGGATAATACAGCACCACAGTTATTGTTTCACAGTACAGGCTTACAGACTATTGCAGACCTCCAAGCATATAGTGGTTGTATCACGGTTGTTTTTAGCTCCGATACAGATACCCAACTTTCAGGTTGGGAAGCAAACTGGTCCTGTTTTACAGAAGATTGTCCTGAAGTCGAATTGCTCCCTACCGAACAAGATTGTTTGGGAGCTATTCCACTTTGTTTGGGGGAATATTCCGAAACAAATTCCTTTTTAGGAGAAGGAAATGTATTGGATGAAATTAGTAAAGACAACACTTGTTTAGTAGGCGGAGAAAAGAACAGTGTTTGGTACACTTTTACTGTATTGAGCAGCGGCGATTTGGGCTTTACCATCACTCCTAATGATTTAAACGATGACTATGATTGGGCGGTTTTCAATATCACCAATGCTGGTTGTGAGGAAATTCCGACCAACCCTTCACTTTTGATGAGTTGCAATTATTCCTCTACCGCAGGTGTGACAGGTGCTACTGGTGCTACCAATCAGAACAGTGCTCTTGGAGAAGACCTTAATCAAAACGCACTGATTCCTGTTCAAGAAAACGAAACCTATGTCATCAATGTTAGTCAGTTTACGGTTTCGCCCAATGGCTATACCATCAATTTTGATTTTTCTACAGCAGTTATTTTTGATGACGAACCTCCAAGTTTAGAAGGAGCAATTTTGTGTGGAGCAAACAACCTCCGTCTCAAATTGCCAGAAAATGTATTTTGTAGTACTGTCACAACAGATGATTTTGAATTAGTTGGACCAGATGGCAGTCATACCATTATGGGTGTTAGTTCACAAGCTTGTCTAGACGGAGCAGAATACGACCGCTACTACAATTTGCTTTTTGAACCTGCCATTGAAGTGGCTGGACAATACACACTTTCTCTTGTCGGAAGCATTGAAGACTTATGTAACAATACTTCCACCAACGGTACTCAGTTGGTTTTCGACATTAGCGAAGCAGATATTCGCGTGCCTGTGGAGGACTTGGACGTTTGTGAAGGAGATGATTTGACCCTCATCATAAACAACCCTGCCGATACCTACAATTTTTACTTGGACAACAGTTTGGATAGTTTGTTGGGAAGTGGCAACCAATTAGATGTTGGTCAATACATCACTGCTATAAATACACCTTTTTTATTTTACATCACCAAAGTAAACGATGAGTGTAGCAATGTGCCGACCGAAGTATCCGTGATTGTTCGGGATGTAGGTGTAGCGAATGTAGCTTACGATAGCCCTATTTGTTTCGATGAAAATTCTCCACCTGCCCTACCTACATTGAGCGCAGAATCTACTCAGGGAGGAACTTTTTCTATCAGTGGTGGAGCATTGATAGATGCTGCAACAGGCGAAATAGACATCAGTTCTACCATTGCAGGCAATACTTATACCATCACTTATTCGACCCCCAATTCCAGTTGTAGTGTAACAACAACAGCAGATGTAAGCATTGTAGCTCCTCCAACATTAACCATTCAAAATTTGGACAATGGATATTGTGAATTAACTGGCGATATTCCTCTCACGGCTACTATTGCTGCTGCAGTTTTTGCAGGGCCTGGCATCAGTAATAACTCCAATATCTTCAATACCAATTTGGCAGGAATCGGCACACACGAGATTTGTGCCACTTATACAGACCCCGTGACGGGTTGCCCTACACAAGATTGCCGATTGATTGATGTATTTTCAGAACCGACCGCAGTTTTTTCTGTTGCTTCTTCTGCTTGTATAGGCGAAGAGGTGAACATTGTTTACAACGGTAATGCAAATCCAAATACAGCTACATTTACATGGAATTTTGGCGATGGCACACAAATAAGCGGCAATGACTCCAATCCCGTAGTACAATGGACTACTGTCAGCACTCAAACCGTTTCATTGACCGTAGAAGTAGGCGGCAACTGCTCCAATGTGGAAACACAAGACATTGAATTAGTATCAATTGAAGTAAGCAATGCCGCACAAGATACACTCATTCGCCCTGATCAAAGCATTACATTGGGCGTTGATGCAAGTATCAGCAATGGCAATCCATTGACTTATATATGGTCACCGTCTGATGATTTGAGTTGTAGCAATTGTCCTAATCCTATTGCCTCCCCCAATGCTTCTACCAATTACAGTGTAGTCATTTCAGAATTGAATAGCAATTGCTCAGTGTCTGCCACTTATAGAGTCAATGTGGTACAAGAGAGCAGAATCGCCATTCCAAAAGCTTTTAGCCCAAATGGTGATGGCTTCAATGATGAATTTAGGATTTCGCTGAGAGACTTTAGAGAAGCGGAATTTGCAATCTATGACAGAAGTGGCAACCGAGTTTTCGAAAGCCAAAATCCAACGCTCAATGGTTGGGATGGCACTTACAAATTTGAACCGCAAAACATTGGAGTATATGTGTATTACTTGGTTGTCACGTTCAACAACGATGACCAACGATTGTATCAGGGGAATTTGACGTTGATTCGATAG
- a CDS encoding DUF5777 family beta-barrel protein — MFQKYILFSFLMVLVGFSSLQAQQDPANLVYETFLGTRLIHTHTNETVEKGKLDILITHRFGDMAGELGGFNNFFGFDNLADVRIAFEYGVSQRLTLGVGRSKGFSGPLKLVDGLAKYRLLQQTVDNKMPFSVTLYGNAVVSHAKATEDPSLATSFQKFAHRMSFDAQMIIARKFSDRFSLQVMPNFLHRNFVAAGDENNNFSIGIAGRVALSKHIGLIFDYYQFFSAYRDNINNQEGESLVKYYNPLGIGLEIKTGGHVFLLNFSNSPGIIENQYLPYTNKNWGDGEFRLGFNISRPIQL; from the coding sequence ATGTTTCAAAAATACATTCTGTTTTCATTCTTAATGGTATTAGTTGGTTTTTCTTCCCTTCAAGCGCAGCAAGACCCTGCGAACTTGGTATATGAAACTTTTTTGGGTACTCGGTTGATTCATACACATACCAATGAAACAGTCGAAAAGGGAAAGTTGGATATTTTGATTACCCACCGTTTTGGAGATATGGCGGGTGAATTAGGAGGCTTCAATAATTTTTTTGGCTTCGACAATCTTGCCGATGTTCGGATTGCTTTTGAGTATGGCGTATCGCAGCGATTGACACTTGGTGTTGGACGTAGCAAGGGTTTTAGTGGGCCATTGAAGTTGGTGGACGGTTTGGCAAAATACCGCTTACTTCAACAAACGGTTGATAATAAAATGCCTTTTTCGGTTACCTTGTATGGCAATGCAGTGGTTTCTCATGCAAAAGCTACGGAAGACCCTTCTTTGGCAACGAGCTTCCAAAAGTTTGCCCACCGTATGTCTTTTGATGCACAGATGATCATTGCCCGAAAATTTTCGGATAGGTTTTCATTGCAGGTAATGCCCAATTTCTTACACCGAAACTTTGTGGCGGCAGGTGACGAAAACAACAATTTTTCGATAGGTATTGCAGGTCGTGTGGCATTGAGCAAACACATTGGATTGATTTTCGACTACTACCAATTCTTTTCTGCTTACCGAGACAATATCAACAATCAAGAGGGGGAAAGTCTGGTGAAATACTACAATCCTTTGGGGATTGGCTTGGAAATTAAAACGGGAGGACACGTTTTCTTGCTCAATTTTTCCAATTCTCCTGGCATTATCGAAAATCAATATCTGCCTTATACCAACAAGAATTGGGGCGATGGTGAGTTTCGTTTGGGCTTCAATATTTCAAGACCGATTCAACTTTAA
- a CDS encoding leucyl aminopeptidase, which yields MQLYSTPSIYKPFTCIYLADEGTDWEQSSLSSQQIAYIHQCIEQKINFIHLNESGHSTFIVIIEAKADVCDAQEQWRNQGAKLSKSINDLKLSGVNLCNLSRELMVTWYFAEGLALSSYQFLKYRKNSEKEKNLFEHLYILENSLSKPQVEELQYLVEGVFFARDLVNEPLSYLTASKFGELVQHLGAEVGFEVEVWDKAQIEAAEMGGILAVNRGSIDPPSFSILKWQPDNAVNEQPIVLIGKGVVYDTGGLSLKPTENSMDFMKSDMGGGAAVVGALYAIAKNKLPLNVIGLVPATDNRPGQNAYVPGDVVLMHSKLTVEVLNTDAEGRMLLADALSYAQSLNPKLVIDIATLTGAALMTIGTSAMLMMGNAEDSVKTMLRESSFNVHERLVEMPLWEDYKDMLKSDIADLKNIGGKFAGAITAGKFLEHFTNYPWIHIDMAPMGWNFQTSGYRIKNGSGAGVRLFYDFLKKQLSN from the coding sequence TTCATTCACCTCAATGAATCTGGGCATTCTACTTTTATAGTAATCATTGAAGCAAAAGCGGATGTTTGTGACGCACAAGAGCAATGGAGAAATCAGGGTGCGAAACTAAGCAAAAGCATTAATGATTTAAAATTGTCGGGAGTCAATTTATGCAATCTTAGTAGAGAATTAATGGTTACTTGGTATTTTGCAGAAGGTTTAGCATTGTCTAGTTACCAGTTTTTGAAGTATCGAAAGAATTCGGAAAAGGAAAAAAATCTTTTTGAGCATTTATATATTTTGGAGAATAGTCTGTCTAAACCACAAGTTGAAGAATTACAATACTTAGTTGAAGGAGTTTTCTTTGCAAGAGATTTGGTGAATGAACCCTTGTCTTACCTCACTGCTTCAAAATTTGGAGAATTGGTGCAGCATTTAGGGGCTGAAGTGGGTTTTGAAGTTGAGGTTTGGGATAAGGCTCAAATTGAAGCGGCTGAAATGGGAGGTATTTTGGCAGTGAATCGTGGAAGTATTGACCCACCTTCTTTTTCTATTTTGAAATGGCAACCTGATAATGCGGTTAACGAGCAGCCAATTGTATTAATTGGAAAAGGAGTGGTGTATGATACAGGTGGATTGAGTTTGAAGCCTACGGAAAATTCGATGGATTTTATGAAAAGCGATATGGGGGGAGGTGCTGCGGTTGTAGGTGCATTATATGCCATTGCTAAAAACAAACTTCCTCTAAATGTGATTGGTTTGGTTCCTGCTACGGATAATCGCCCTGGGCAAAATGCATATGTGCCTGGTGATGTGGTATTGATGCACAGCAAACTGACAGTTGAGGTATTGAACACGGATGCGGAAGGCAGAATGTTGTTGGCAGATGCACTGAGTTATGCACAATCACTGAACCCAAAATTGGTAATTGATATCGCTACGCTTACTGGTGCAGCGTTGATGACTATTGGTACGAGTGCTATGTTAATGATGGGCAATGCAGAAGATTCGGTCAAGACTATGCTGCGTGAAAGTAGTTTTAATGTGCACGAGCGTTTGGTTGAAATGCCGCTTTGGGAGGATTATAAAGACATGTTGAAATCCGATATTGCTGATTTGAAGAATATTGGGGGGAAGTTTGCGGGAGCAATTACGGCGGGAAAGTTTTTGGAACATTTCACGAATTATCCTTGGATACATATTGATATGGCTCCAATGGGGTGGAATTTTCAGACAAGTGGCTACCGTATCAAGAATGGTTCTGGTGCTGGTGTGCGGTTGTTCTATGATTTTTTGAAGAAACAATTGAGTAATTAA
- a CDS encoding choice-of-anchor V domain-containing protein, translating to MLKKFLLLTALVCVYAILVNNSYVYTNDFQPPTGRTGAPGELTCSAASCHNTPVNSGTGSLDISFSGGDVYEAGVTYDMSVVVNDNGGKFGFEMIALSESGTSIGSFDANGAANITVRTIGGKQYISHKNAPSSNTFNFKWTAPNEDAGAVTFYAAGNAANGNGASSGDKIYTNNYSTLFTGIERYDAEKLSLNTFPNPATNYFNLEYQLAKNELMTLVAYDASGRQVKVLFEGAENAGVQRHRFDLQSNELTSGVYLIMLQSETFISSTKLFVQ from the coding sequence ATGTTGAAAAAATTTTTACTCTTAACGGCATTGGTATGTGTATATGCCATCTTAGTGAACAATTCTTACGTTTATACGAATGATTTTCAGCCTCCAACAGGTAGAACAGGCGCACCAGGAGAACTTACCTGTTCTGCGGCATCTTGCCACAATACTCCTGTCAATTCGGGTACTGGCTCATTGGATATTTCTTTTTCAGGAGGAGATGTTTATGAAGCAGGCGTTACGTATGATATGAGTGTAGTAGTCAATGATAATGGAGGTAAATTTGGCTTTGAAATGATTGCCTTGAGCGAAAGCGGAACGAGTATAGGTTCTTTTGATGCCAATGGTGCAGCCAATATTACGGTTCGCACGATTGGTGGAAAACAATACATTAGCCACAAAAACGCTCCTTCCTCTAATACATTTAACTTCAAATGGACTGCTCCCAATGAAGATGCTGGTGCGGTTACTTTTTATGCAGCAGGCAATGCTGCCAATGGAAATGGGGCTAGCAGTGGAGATAAAATCTATACCAATAATTATTCTACCTTATTCACAGGTATCGAAAGGTACGATGCTGAAAAATTGAGCTTGAATACTTTTCCGAATCCTGCTACGAATTACTTCAATTTAGAATACCAATTGGCTAAAAATGAATTGATGACCCTTGTAGCGTATGATGCAAGTGGTCGTCAAGTGAAGGTGCTTTTTGAAGGTGCAGAAAATGCAGGAGTTCAACGACATCGTTTCGATTTGCAGTCCAATGAATTGACAAGTGGTGTTTATTTGATTATGCTTCAATCGGAAACGTTTATAAGTAGCACCAAACTGTTTGTACAGTAA